atatttttccattttttctatGCTGAAAACTTTGTCATTTATGAGTCAATTCCCTAATTCTTACCGTGTAAAGAAGCACCTTTTATATATTTGCTTTGCTAGGATGGTGGAGAAGTAGAGGTTACTGGGTCTCCCACAGAAAAGGCTATTCTTGCATGGGCAGTCAAGGTATCCTTCCAACTACATGTCAGAGTCTGCTTTACatatgtttttttgtttcatcATCACTGGGGTAGTAGGTTTTCTTTGGATCaggtattattatttttgttgtcgGTAAGATGCAACAAGCTGAGTTGATTAACTCTAACCCAAAGCTATTCTACAAAAATTCTTTCAACTTAACTATTCTTGACCTGTATTAtcataatataagttttaagtTTCAACTGCAGTGTTGATTTTAGTATTCAAATCTTTGTTGCAGTTGGGGATGAAGTTTGATGTTGCCAGATCAGAGACCACAGTCCTCCAAGTTCTTCCTTTCAACTCAGAGAAAAAGCGAGGTGGTGTTGCATTAAAGCGGGTAGTGACTTTTGTTCTAATTCTTCTTGGTTATGTATTTGGTGATGGAGAGGTCAAACTGTTAATTTCTTTAGTAGTTAATCTATAATTCAGCAGTAAAATGCTGATCcagtgatttatttatttattctataatGATAGCTGCTGAGCGGTAAAGGGATTGTCTTAGGTACTTGAATTGAAACTTGCTGCTCTATGATCTTTTGAGTCACACGAGTTGCAATTTTATCTGACTAGACAAAAGCATCAATTCTTTTCTCTGAAAGACCATCAACTCAATTTGaagaacttaaatttaattgatgGTTAGAAAGTACATTGAGCGTAAAAGTAACCCTAAAAAGAAGAGGTTGGTAATAATGAATGCCCTAAAACCATATAATAAACTGTGTCCACAGTATTAGAGAGCCTCCATTTGTAGCATCGTTAACCGTGATTTTCGTTGAGTGTCTTGTAGTTCATTGATGCTTCACCACTATATGAAAATTTGCAGTTAGGCTTAGCCGTATTACAGTCTCTTCTTAGTGTCTTATTAAATGGCATATTCAGGCATGTTATTTATTAcaagaattttttatatgtGCAGCATTTGAGTGGAAGAACTGATTATTCATGCATTATCTGCTAACAGCATTTCATTATGTGATTATTACAGAAGGACTCTGAAGTTCATATACATTGGAAAGGAGCTGCTGAAATAGTTCTAGCCTCATGTACAACATATCTTGACTCAAACGGACATCTGCAATCAATTAAAGAAGATGAGGTGGAAAtgattattactaatattattactattgttcattttattaCATCAAAAGCAAAGGAATATTCCAGTTTTGGTAGGCAAAGAGAGATTAACATTCTACCTAGATTTGATGGTAGaaattttcaagtaaattttaaaaggaGTCATCGATGGGTTACCATTTCCATTATTCTGTGTTTAAGACTTATCGTCATTAGTATTAGTTTTTCCATGAATTTGATGGGTTTCTACTGCTATAATTACTTTGAATTATCAGCCACTAATAAGCAAAAATCAACTGGTAAAAGATTTAGAACAATTTCTAAATGTTAAATGCTAGTTTCTTAGAATTTTCATATCAGATGGTTTGTCATGATATCTAGTGGCACTTggacatttatatgtatcaataTCAATGTGGTGTACAACAATTTGATGTGTATAGGTATCAACATAACATACTGTGATAATCTGAGGGttcttttattcaattttagtttttatattattaaaatacttatgctagttattactttttatttgtGTGTTCCAAAAAGTTTGTGtactaaaaacaattttaatacaattttttttgtgaatCAGTATAAACAGATACATAAATCATGATTATAACAATATCGTGATTTTCAGAttgtttaaaacttttaaaataagcTTTTGGAAGATGATTCGGCTTCTTAAATTCTTTGCAGGATTTTTTCAAATTAGCTATTGATGAAATGGCAGCGAGAAGCCTGCGATGTGTTGCCATTGCATACAGGTCATGTAAAATTGACAAAGTTCCTTCTGATGAGGAGAGCTTAGACCAATGGGTTTTACCAGAAGATGATCTTGTTTTGCTTGCCATTGTTGGTATTAAGGTATGCCTGATGAATTACCATTATACcgcatttttttttcttggtgtTTAATGGTCTGCATCCCCATGATCTCaatatggattttttttttaaaagatgacTTTCATGTAGCATATAGCAATTTCTTGTGCTTGGCATCTTTATCTGTATGTCTCATACTTATATTGTTTCTGATTTTGCTCTGAATGATATGAATCATCTCTTTAtcttattgaaaaatatttcataaGATGTGATCTGTAAACTCCAGTCAATTTTGTATATCCTTTGGATGGCTCTTAATAGAAACATAGTTCaagttctctttttttttttgtaatttgaaggGGCCTTCACCATGTGCTTGCTTTGTCCCTGTGTTACTTGTGTCTGCACTGCCTAATATGGTATTTATCTGTAGGACCCTTGCCGCCCAGGTGTCAAAGATGCAGTTAGAGTTTGCAAAGAAGCTGGGGTAAAGGTAGCTTGTTAAACCTCTAAAATATATGctttagaatttaaattatgtGAATAATCATTCCATCATCTGTCTATGGATTTTTATAGATCTGAATATCTAAACTGCCAATTGCTTGTTcctgttttattcttttttttgggTCCAGTGTTAAGTTTATTGACCGTGATGCAGTTGAATATAAAACTGAATTTGATACAGGAATGACTAAACAAAAAATGTCTCCTGGCGCTCATGTTTTTGAATCCTCAGGTTCGCATGGTCACTGGAGACAATCTTGGAACAGCAAAAGCAATAGCTCTTGAGTGCAGAATACTTGGTTCTGCACCAGATGCTATTGGGCATACTATCATTGAAGGAAAAGTATTCCGAGAGTTTTCAGAAAAAGAAAGGGAGCAAGTCGCCCAAGAAATAATAGTATGTCCTGAACTGTGTGAATTTCCTCAATcatgtgtattaaaaatatattctgaCGAAGCCTAAGTTTCCTTCATTTTCTGATAATTATGTTCTCAATATGACGTCACATATTTTTGGTTGGGTATTCAAGATGAATcaacaattaatttgagttttgtaTAGGTGATGGGGAGGTCTTCTCCCAATGACAAGCTTTTGCTTGTTCAAGCACTGCGTAAGGGAGGGGAGGTTGTTGCTGTGACTGGAGATGGAACTAATGACGCTCCTGCACTTCACGAGGTTTGTTGTCTTTATGTCTTTTGGTTTCATGAGTTTGGCATAGCTGTGGcttctttattatattaaaactgGTACAAGCATGCATCGAGTAGAATTGTCAAGTGATGTAggaccaaaaaaagaaaaattaataccAGACAAGAtaaaaaaggagagaaataaaattaaaaaaaatagttgaaatcATTTAGAGAAGAAAGTCAGGATTAATTTTTTGTGACAGTGCAGCTTAGTTATCAAGCCTTTTCCCTGCTCCTTGTACTGCGTGTTTTCCTGTGGTGCTGCCTTCCATTTCTTTAGTGTGCtcaacttttatattatatattatataatgtcTCCCTTTCAAAGTTTATTGCATTTTTACCATCCTTTTTTTAGGCAGATATTGGTCTTGCTATGGGCATTCAAGGAACTGAAGTTGCAAAAGAAAATTCAGATATAATTATCTTGGATGATAACTTTGCTTCAGTTGTAAAGGTTAGTATGCATTTAAAAGTTTTGTGACTGGGGAATGTTTGTTATACTTTTCCTTTACTACTGTTGAATGGCAGTGTTTTCTTTAGCAACTTTTTAGTAGAATAACATGTTTTCCACTTCACTGTGAAGTCATTATGTTTCTTATATGTGGTTTGGTTTCTTAGCTTTAGAATGAGTGTGAAATATATATTCTGTggtctataaatatttttatggtgGAGACCTCAACTCCAGCCGCTATGCAAGTAAGTTGGATACGTGAGGGGCAGAGTCTTAAGGTTCACTTGTTGATTTATAATCTTGCCTTATACCATGAAAAGGCATTTTATGCTTAAAGCAAATATGTAATGTATGCTATAAATTCAGTCTCCAAAGCTTTcatgtttaatatttaaggtgttttgtaatttatattattaaaaaagtccaaaaaaaaggaaaaaaaaagagatataatatatagaaaaagGCAATAAAAATAACCggcagaaaaaaattaaaataatatcatatatatatatatatagattgatCCGAAATCGGATTcaaatccaatatatatatatatatgtaaaaagaaTTCTAATTTTCCACCTTAAGGATAAAATGGTGTTTAAAAGGGTGGATAATGTTAGGATAAGGGGAACACTTAGTTTTATTCTataagttaaattttactatataataGAGTAGTTAGAGTTATCAAAAGAGAGGAAGAGGTATTAGGGAATTTAAGACAATCGTAAGATTGATTGTGAAAGATCTCTAATGACTCAAGTGGTCAAAAATAAAGGGCCTTGGCTTTTCGAATTATTTGGTTTATCCATATAAATACCTTTTATGAATAAAAGGATTTCTGTTTGTGTTTTTGGTAAAATTGGGAATAATGGTTTGGACCTTAACAGTATGCTATAAATTCAGTCTCCAAAGGCTTCTCATGGTTAATATTTGAGATGTTTTAGCATTGCTTGTGGGTTTATAGGCACACTATCTTATATTTTTGTATGTTGGACAAGTAGAAAGACACATCGGTTTATGGAGGTTAATATGGCTTATTTTTCacatgtttcattttctttagttTTCTTGTTGAATCTAGGGAAGTGGCTTGTataaaaatttcacatattaaaaattttgtatctcAGGACTCTTTCTTTGTAGGTTGTTCGCTGGGGCCGTTCTGTATTTGccaatattcaaaaatttatacaatttcaGCTTACCGTTAATGTTGCAGCTCTCATCATTAATGTTGTTGCAGCAGTCTCTTCTGGCAGTGTTCCTTTAAATACAGTACAGGTGATTagtctttattttctcttcctctctaggctctttttcattttattctttGATATGTCAATTccacaaaattaaattagtttttaggattttgttttaaagaatGCCCAATTAATAAATtggaaaaatgattaaaatgttgaaaaattgtGACTTTAAGACATTGGCACACGAGTTTATGGTTGAATCTGTATATGTACACTGGATGATATCTAAAACATTCCTGCTTtccaaatttgttttctttcatttgattttattttgccTGTACATTGATATGGCAGTCTGTGTTTTACGGTTCTTTTATGACTCACTGTCCAATTTGTCAGCTAAAGATGTTTATTCTACAGCTGCTGTTTTAATCTGTAAAATTAGAGCAAGCAGTAAATGGTTCATCTGTTTCTTTTACTACAAGATACTTTTAGTGCATTGAAGTTCTGGAAGCAGGAAGAAAATGGGACTTGAATTTTATACTTATCTTGATTTTTGTAGATATATCTTATCTTATGTGTGCCTTGTTTTGAACCTTGAATTGTTCTCTGAATCTACTTTTTATGTCTTTATCTTAACAAAGGTAAATTCTAGGTCTCTTatcatttttagataaataGTGAAATCAATTACAGGACAGTTTAGCATCTGGATATGAAAAGGTCCAGTGTTTGTGGCTATATATATGTGGATTCAGGtgaaaaaattgcatttaaatATCCATTTATTTTGACCCAAATTTTTCACATTTCTTGGTACAGTTATTATGGGTTAACCTTATAATGGATACACTTGGAGCTCTAGCATTGGCCACTGAACCACCCACTGACCAACTTATGCATAGAATGCCAGTTGGCCGAAGGTTTGAACTAGTGGTTGTTACTGAAAGTGCATTAactttattatatcatatgctTTTCGGTTTCCATGTCATGTAATTTTCAGTTATTGTTGATATATCTCACTGTGCCCTCACATACATCAATTTGCTTGATTTTAGATGCCAATATATGTTTGGCTTTTAAACTTTAGGCAAAGCTTGAACTCCAGTATATGCTTACTGAAATTTTTCTGGAGTGATGACGGATTGCGTTTATTCATattcattaattgttatttaccAACAGAGTGGCTGTTTTTTGCCTCTTATGTCTGCATAATGTTCATTTGTGCTTCTTAACTTCTACATCAGATGTTTTTTACTGCCAAGTTCACAAAGTTAGTATATTGATAGAAAACTGGACCACCTGTTTTTGACTGCATCTGATAGATTTGGGAAATTTTAGTTCTATCACCAGAGTAGTTTGTAACGTAGGGCTCAGATAACATGGCATGGATCAAATGTGCTTTTTGTGTGCAACATAGATGCATGCAATTTGACTAGAGAAAGGGAACCTTTTTCTGGATAGGAAACTcgaatatatgattaaaaagaATTACAATAGCGTACCAAATGTCCACAATAGCAAAGTAATTCTTATAATATGGAAGCTGTACAATATAGATTTGGATCAATCTATATAAAAAATGCCAAggcaatattaattgataaCCACATTCTGTTTGAGATGGATTAAAAAAGTGAGGAATCCTGAAAATCCTTATAGATCAAGACCCAAAGATATGCTCATCCCACAGGTCTCAAACCTAACTTATTCATTCTTCAAAAATGTGAGCTTTTCTGTCTAGACTCAAAGGATTAGCAGTAACAACACAACTCTGAAGGGTCTTGGCTTTCTCTTCTCTTCGGAAGGCAAAAGCCTGCTCCATAAGCTGCAGCCTCTGGGGATAACCCAGATAATTTTGGCTTTCCTAAATATATTAATCCGTAAACTTATTGCCACTTTTCAATGCAAAAATAAGTGATAAACTGTCTTGGGGCTTTTCTTTGCACTGCACATACAAACATGGAGACTGGTGAAAGTTAGACATCTTTCTTTGCATAAAATCAGCTGTATTTTCTCCACCATGAGCCAAAGTCCAagcaaaaattgaattttaggaGGAACTGTAGCCTTTCAAATCAAAATGAACTGCTTTAAAGGTTCATAATGACTAGTTAAAATTCTTGTGTATGATTTAAGTGAATAGATCCCATTACTTTGTAGGTTACATACTCTTCTATCTTTGTTTCATCAATGAATATGTTAAAAGAATTTGCGTCATTCTGGAAACTTTTCTAGGTTTTCAGTCATCAAGGATTATTTCAAAGATGAATTTCCAATCCCAACTACAATTAGAGGAGGATGAATCACTAAATTCTTTAACTGAAGCATTCTTCCTTTTAGACATTCATGATAATTGGGTTTCAAAAGTTCTcaaaatggttttatttttcattcatttgtcCTCCCAGGATAGTCTTCTCATTACCCACTCTAAGCTTAatgtgttaaatgaaaaaagagaatgGGAGGTTCTCACATATGTTTTTGAAGAACTGAGGGATTTATGGGACACTCAAGGAGTTTGGAGgaaaggaggaggaggaggtgcTATGTTACATTCTTATTTTGTCATTACTTCCTGTTTCTTCATCATTGCTAAAGCATGTTTAGGAAAAATGGACCTCTTTCATTCATGATAAGCAATGAGGACCGTGGATCTCTTGCAGCTGATTTTATCAATGGGCATGATTTTACCACAATGATTTCACTTTTGGAAGTCTTTTTGTAAATGCTAGATGTATTGTTTGATTGGATCTCTTTCTTGTTTTCGTAGGGAACCTCTTATAACAAATATCATGTGGAGGAATCTATTTATACAGGTAAGTGATTTCTTTACTTTATGTGTATGTTGGTTGATTTTGGTAAATCACATTGTAAGACGGGTTTTACATATTTCTGTGTGACCCCTTGTCTTATTTCTTGTATTTTAGGCCTTTTATCAAGTTGCTGTCCTCCTTGTGCTCAACTTTTGGGGCACCAGTATTCTTCGATTACAGAATAAAACCAGGGAACATGCTAATGACGTGAAGAATACTATGATATTCAACACATTTGTCTTCTGTCAAGTAAGTTCTAGTTAGTTTTTAatggaaataaattttatatattgtgtaaacTGCATTTTGAATCAATGTTCCTGTTTTACTTATATGGTAGATTATAGATAAAATGCCACTATACACTCTTATTTGTTCATTGTATCTGATGGGAAGGAAAAGTAAACCAATGCTTTTAACAAGCCAAATGTACGTtgtgtatatctatttatgtttGTTCTAGTTATCATTGAAAGCCTTGATTCGCTGCCATTGAAAATACAGATATTCAATGAGTTCAATGCTCGGAAGCCCGATGAAATCAATGTCTTCAGTGGAATGACTAAAAACTACCTCTTCTTGGGAATAATTGGAATGACCTGTGTTCTTCAAGTGAGcatgataatacattaatatttttgtattttttgtttgagcCTTTTAAGTAACCTATATATGTGTTCTGTAAGATTGCCACTCATAAATGTTAAAAACAGATCATCATCATTGAGTTTCTCGGAAAGTTTACCTCGACTCGGAGGCTCAGCTGGAAGCTGTGGCTTGTGTCTGTAGCAATCGCCATTGTCAGGTGGGTTCAATCACTGGTATATGAAACTGTGTATGCTCTCcatttgaaatatatttctGGCACATTAACTTCATGATTTTTATGCTAGTGAATGAAATGGCTTTACAAGCTAATTTATCCATATTGACCACAGTATATAATGTTTGTATCTTGGCAGCTGGCCGCTAGCAATTGTTGGAAAAATGATTCCAGTTCCGAAGACTCCTCTTTCCTTGAGGCCAATTCAGCAATTGCGAAATCATGGTTGAGCAAAATCATGAAGCATTTACTGATTATATAACCCATTATGGTAGTAGCCAAGCCGAAGTTGCAGTTTCTGAAAGATCTACAAATAATCAGGTTGAAAGGTTAAAAAACTAACCTTTATTGGGATCTCCTGAGAAAACTAATATCAGTAAATATGTATTGTTATtcattcttataatttttttctctttattttcaaGTGAAAACAAGATCATAAACCATATAAAAATGGAAGACAATTGTGACTTTATTACATGATTAGAggtgataattaaattttgatttgttagtaTCAATaccataattatatatgtattgtgAATTATGATCACACATTACAAGTATACATATGTTTTATTTCAGGTTTTACATTCAATATTAGAACATTTTTTACTTAGGGAAATCTAATTTCAATAGTTTATTCATCTTTGCAGGTAAGTCACATAATTTAGGGCAATTATCATTTATAGATATCAAGgttcatatttaatatatgagtgTCAAAAGATGAAGTTGTTAAAAAGAGTTTTTTTGTGGGAGCTTGACCATTTCCCACCtgttttaaagaaatttttatattcttttcaaaactttgggAAGATGAAAAGACTACTAAGAATTAATGGTGTTAagttttgaatagaaaaatacaatttatacatttaatagGTCAAAAAATGTTTTCGAGTTAATCTAAGATTAACATATAACAAGAGAAGGATGAcacaagtttataattttttttttaaataatttaaattgagattttataAGTGTGACGGAggattgaatttaatttatctcttaaaaattttaatattcaattagtTTTACTAAACACCGATTATAAAACAAGTTTATAATACTCCTACATAGTCATATAgctgtaataataataataataataatctaaattgtttaaattaaaacttaaaaaatatctaattaaatctcattaaatttctaaattaaataacccttattattatttctcaaatttaccccccaataataataatgagaacAGCCAAAGGCTGATAATCTTAATAAACAAAGTCCaagatatgataaaaaaataaataaataaaagccaGTGACCCAAAATTGTAGAACTTATTAAGGCATGCATCTCAAATCCTTAATGGTTGGACAATTAATTTTAGTCTCAATCTAAAGAacaaacatatttatattaaagaaaaaaaccattattttttcaaaatcaaataaagagTTTAAGTAAGATTAAATTCAACAAGAAGCTCTGCAATTGGACTTGGCTCGTTActttcacataaaaaaataagaacacattactgtttttatttttattaataattattattagttCTTTCTCATAttcttcaaactcaaattacaACTCAATCTTCATGACTTGAAGTCACTAAAAAATGAATCTTGGTGTTGCTGCTCAGCATTTATCTGGCTTTGCTGCAAGTGTTGGTGTTGAAATTGGGCACTGTAAAAGGCAATTTCTCCTTGTATCTTTATTATCTCTTTTTGAGCTTCAATTATTTCTTGTTGCAGTTGATGAATTATCCCAACACTTCCATAAACTGGATTTTGAACTCTTGAATATGCTTCCATCACCATGCAATCTGCTGCCTGCCCTCTTAATTCCACTGGAAGTTGCTgctttaatttcaaaatcaaattcttattaatcAAACAGAgctacataaatattatataacttaaatttgaatattttttttacttaccTGGAGCATTTTTGTAATGTTGCTGGCACCAAAGATCTTATGAACCCACAAAAATCTCTGAGGATTATTGGAAGGGAAATATGGAGCTAAAATACAATCTTGAGGGCATCTTCTTCTTAAAGATTTGCAGGCTGCACATCTGGTAGAATTCGACATTTTAGATTCCTCAAAATCTctgatatatattttctttttacatcTTTCTGAATTcctctttcaaatatatttgaattgtatCTTGTCAAAGATTTAATTTGTGATATATATTCTTGACTTGCTTAGAATTCTAATATTGGAAAGAGAATAACGGCTAGTACTACAACAAAAATAAGGAAATTTATTTATGTCAAATTTCTGTAATTGTATgaggataattttgatattaattagaGTATTTAATCACCCATAAACTCTTATTCTAATTCCAATCAAACTGTGCtaccatatttttaaaaagattctaataaaaaagataaatactATGTAGATGCGTTTttaatatacagataatatatcattatatgattaagagttatttgatttttaattcaaaattatcaattacatgatgaaatattatttatatatccaaattgtatatcaaaaattttttgattaaaaaaataaaaaaccttaaatatcttttcaaacatacaaacttcaaaaattgaccccccaaaatatttaacaaaatccaGCCTTATATAACTGCTTGAGGCTGAGAACAGCCTTTTGAAGCCGAAGAGGAGCCTTTCAAAGCCGTAAGGAGGCCATTTTCCGGTGATCAAGTAATAGGATAAATTGATTGCCTTCCAACGTGGATTGTTTGACTTATCTGAGAAGATATATTTAGTAGTATACTATTGATTAATATTCCTTAACAATTaattaactttattaaattGTAGTTCATAGAACTAATTAGGttgattatatttatctatgtgggatttttaataatttaagagggtatttaataattttagaggAAAACCAAATCCTCTAATCTTACAAGTTTAGTCTTGgttaacattaaaattttgtaatcccATTGTTTGGTAGGGGCACTGCCTCACCTTCatcattattaatttctttattaagtATAACATCGTCAATACAATAAGCTACCTGGATCAttactcttttttatttctctaagAGAACTTTACCTCATATATCTCAATATTTTGGCCTTCTTGTTTATTGATATCCCCATTATTAATCACACAAAGTGCTCAATCATAACATACAATCTTTGATTTTtccaagaattttttttaagaaaaggtCATGTCTTGATTATGATTGGTTATCTATTCTGACTTAGACATTAAATATAATGgacatacaaaaaaatatttatgttcgTCCTATTACCTCTCTTGTTGGCCggtattctttttctttcaatatccTCTTTCTCTAGTCCAGTCTCTCtttttaatcaatcaaaaaacataatattgtCAAtcgaaatgaaaaataaaaaattagaagccAATCAACCACTtagatacaaaaaatataacaacCCTTTGTTCatggttttaaatttattgtaatatttttttatataaaagcaTGGATGATGAATTAATTCATCTTTCCCTTACTtgcttctaataaaaaaaagtaattttcttatttacGAATAGAAGATATTGAGACATACGGTATTGAAAAAAAAGTATCATAATACGTTATGACACTAAACATATTTTACCCACAAttgtaaagaagaaaaatagagCAAACTACAATTGGACCAAGTTTCGCCCCTCTCCCCTACTCCCTCACCCACAACCACCGTGCCTTCCACCATCTGCCTTCATCTCCCACAATAAGCTTGATCCAAAAGCCAAAAGGAAAGTGTGAGCATGTCGGCAGAGCCATAGACTTGGACAATGGGGACTAATAGCAGCACTTTCTGTACACTAGAATAGAGTCTAAAAATCAGTTCAATTCACTACTGTTTAGGCAAAGTTGAAGGTATCTATCATATATCTCTTAGAGGCCTCAAAAGTGGGTAATCCTCTTATAGTTGCCTATTTGTCTGGGGACCATAACACTTCAGTTGCTTGCATGACAATCAAAGATATTTTAGAAATGAAATCAACAAAATCTACATGGCAAAATTCACAAACTACATTTATTGCCATTATTTTGCTCTGGGAAAGGGAGCCAGGCTTTTGCGAAGCTTGTTTTAAGTCCCTACTGCCATTGATGATGCTAGGCAGTTTTTGCACTCCTTCAGTAGCCTCTAAGATTGTGATCTGATCTGGGACATTAAGAGTCGGCTTTTGCTCACAAATTTAggttttgagtaaaaaaatgtgatttatgttaaaaggagttgattttttttttaattaagtggGAAAGTATAATTGACTTCATATAAATATAGCACCAGTATAATGCCAAAaccaacaaatataaaaaaagcaTGTGATAAATGAATATAGACATTGGGATTGGAAAATAGAAATACAAGCACATGCAACTCTAAGGAGAATCAGGCTGTGGACAAATCATTGAAACCCAACATACAAAATACACTTCTGTTTCTCTGGACGGTGGGACATTTCAGCTCTCATGTATAAATATAGTCTTCAGTTTTATGACAATGGGGTCGTTGAGGTCTTAAACCTTTAATCATCACGTTCCAATGAAGGCAGAGTCACATGCTGCTTCTATCGGACCCTTGGTTAAATATCCTTTTATTCTGTCTACATGGTTTAGCTAAATTTCAgatcaataaaattacgtatgtctattttaaatatataaataaatatatatttatatgtatcattaacTCATTCTCATATTGATATTGTTATTTCTAACTTATTCCGTATCAATAAACTTTTGGCAATCTATCTCattgtattaatttatcattttcaaattcatttgacatCAATTGCGACTTTCAATAACTCATCCCAGTGATATCCTTTCTCGCTCTTTTGGATGtcgattttattatttattacccTCACCATAGAATAAAAGTCAAGCCACTTTTGCAATTTCCCTCCACATTCtagctcaatttctctctagTCTTTGTTACACTTCATCTTATTATCGCACATCTTTACCATTCATGACAACCTTTGTACCGTAGTAAGATtgataataatgaaattataagttttcatgc
Above is a genomic segment from Mangifera indica cultivar Alphonso chromosome 3, CATAS_Mindica_2.1, whole genome shotgun sequence containing:
- the LOC123211721 gene encoding calcium-transporting ATPase 9, plasma membrane-type isoform X5 codes for the protein MTRDHNFAALELYGGVKGLSNLLKTNIEFGINGDDIDLLERRNSFGSNTYPLKKRRNFLSFLWEAWQDLTLIILIVAAIASLALGIKTEGVEEGWYDGASIAFAVILVIVVTATSDYRQSLQFQILNNEKRNIQIEVMRGGKAVKILIFDVVVGDILPLRIGDQVPADGVLVTGHSLAIDESSMTGESKIVRKDQKSPFLMSGCKVADGVGTMMVTGVGINTEWGLLMASISEDIGEETPLQVRLNGVATLIGLVGLTVACLVLAVLLGRFFTGHSTNSDGSRQFVKGQTGATDAVNGVIKIITIAVTIVVVAVPEGLPLAVTLTLAYSMRKMMADKALVRRLSACETMGSATTICSDKTGTLTLNQMTVVEAYAGRKKLDPPDDSTQIHPMVVSLLSEGAAQNTTGNVFVPKDGGEVEVTGSPTEKAILAWAVKQLGMKFDVARSETTVLQVLPFNSEKKRGGVALKRKDSEVHIHWKGAAEIVLASCTTYLDSNGHLQSIKEDEDFFKLAIDEMAARSLRCVAIAYRSCKIDKVPSDEESLDQWVLPEDDLVLLAIVGIKDPCRPGVKDAVRVCKEAGVKVRMVTGDNLGTAKAIALECRILGSAPDAIGHTIIEGKVFREFSEKEREQVAQEIIVMGRSSPNDKLLLVQALRKGGEVVAVTGDGTNDAPALHEADIGLAMGIQGTEVAKENSDIIILDDNFASVVKVVRWGRSVFANIQKFIQFQLTVNVAALIINVVAAVSSGSVPLNTVQLLWVNLIMDTLGALALATEPPTDQLMHRMPVGRREPLITNIMWRNLFIQAFYQVAVLLVLNFWGTSILRLQNKTREHANDVKNTMIFNTFVFCQIFNEFNARKPDEINVFSGMTKNYLFLGIIGMTCVLQIIIIEFLGKFTSTRRLSWKLWLVSVAIAIVSWPLAIVGKMIPVPKTPLSLRPIQQLRNHG
- the LOC123211721 gene encoding calcium-transporting ATPase 9, plasma membrane-type isoform X6 translates to MVKGLSNLLKTNIEFGINGDDIDLLERRNSFGSNTYPLKKRRNFLSFLWEAWQDLTLIILIVAAIASLALGIKTEGVEEGWYDGASIAFAVILVIVVTATSDYRQSLQFQILNNEKRNIQIEVMRGGKAVKILIFDVVVGDILPLRIGDQVPADGVLVTGHSLAIDESSMTGESKIVRKDQKSPFLMSGCKVADGVGTMMVTGVGINTEWGLLMASISEDIGEETPLQVRLNGVATLIGLVGLTVACLVLAVLLGRFFTGHSTNSDGSRQFVKGQTGATDAVNGVIKIITIAVTIVVVAVPEGLPLAVTLTLAYSMRKMMADKALVRRLSACETMGSATTICSDKTGTLTLNQMTVVEAYAGRKKLDPPDDSTQIHPMVVSLLSEGAAQNTTGNVFVPKDGGEVEVTGSPTEKAILAWAVKQLGMKFDVARSETTVLQVLPFNSEKKRGGVALKRKDSEVHIHWKGAAEIVLASCTTYLDSNGHLQSIKEDEDFFKLAIDEMAARSLRCVAIAYRSCKIDKVPSDEESLDQWVLPEDDLVLLAIVGIKDPCRPGVKDAVRVCKEAGVKVRMVTGDNLGTAKAIALECRILGSAPDAIGHTIIEGKVFREFSEKEREQVAQEIIVMGRSSPNDKLLLVQALRKGGEVVAVTGDGTNDAPALHEADIGLAMGIQGTEVAKENSDIIILDDNFASVVKVVRWGRSVFANIQKFIQFQLTVNVAALIINVVAAVSSGSVPLNTVQLLWVNLIMDTLGALALATEPPTDQLMHRMPVGRREPLITNIMWRNLFIQAFYQVAVLLVLNFWGTSILRLQNKTREHANDVKNTMIFNTFVFCQIFNEFNARKPDEINVFSGMTKNYLFLGIIGMTCVLQIIIIEFLGKFTSTRRLSWKLWLVSVAIAIVSWPLAIVGKMIPVPKTPLSLRPIQQLRNHG
- the LOC123211722 gene encoding LOB domain-containing protein 23-like gives rise to the protein MSNSTRCAACKSLRRRCPQDCILAPYFPSNNPQRFLWVHKIFGASNITKMLQQLPVELRGQAADCMVMEAYSRVQNPVYGSVGIIHQLQQEIIEAQKEIIKIQGEIAFYSAQFQHQHLQQSQINAEQQHQDSFFSDFKS